In one Natronosalvus amylolyticus genomic region, the following are encoded:
- a CDS encoding bifunctional metallophosphatase/5'-nucleotidase produces MPPRLLHYSDVENACDNPSVIGRLARTIARHRDDHTLVVGTGDNTSPGVLPLVTEGRQALRFYQAIDPDFETFGNHDFDHGLEATRDIVSESPQTWLTANVNQNGDRFAAESGVQPWAVREVAGTRLGFTGVTTPRTVSLNPVAAPLEIDDPVESVRDALAALTDEGVDYTVVCSHLGRGDDELARAVDADVIVGGHVPSVRAEIIDGTLLTRPGDGGSAIVEVTFEEETPSATIRRTSSVEPDPTVVTAFEKLFKKTGLDEVVSHTEIPLDRSETTIFGGECRLGNFVTDAYRWKTGADVALQNSGGLRTGQTLEGAVTAADVISLVPFEEPVAVAEVTGRQLERIFDGGAGIDLGFAEPDWWHAQVSGATLEWDPRDHAVSVLEVDGEPLDPDGRYQLATSDYLFHTDDEFAALEPTYRIERTVETQYEVLLEYARHCGIETERQGRVRRLEDIESAE; encoded by the coding sequence ATGCCGCCCCGGCTCCTCCACTATTCGGACGTCGAAAACGCCTGTGACAATCCGTCAGTGATCGGTCGACTCGCGCGGACGATCGCCCGACATCGAGATGACCACACGCTCGTCGTGGGGACGGGTGACAACACCTCGCCGGGTGTTCTCCCGCTGGTCACCGAAGGGAGACAGGCACTCCGATTTTACCAGGCTATCGACCCCGACTTCGAAACCTTCGGAAACCACGATTTCGACCACGGCCTCGAGGCCACTCGGGACATCGTCAGTGAATCACCACAGACCTGGCTCACGGCCAACGTGAACCAGAACGGAGATCGTTTCGCCGCTGAAAGCGGTGTCCAACCCTGGGCCGTCCGCGAAGTAGCCGGCACTCGTCTCGGCTTTACGGGCGTGACGACACCCCGGACGGTCTCGCTCAATCCAGTGGCAGCGCCACTCGAGATCGATGACCCAGTCGAGTCCGTTCGCGATGCACTGGCTGCACTAACGGACGAAGGCGTCGACTATACTGTCGTCTGTTCACATCTCGGTCGTGGCGACGACGAGCTCGCTCGGGCGGTCGATGCCGACGTGATCGTTGGCGGGCACGTGCCGAGCGTCAGAGCCGAAATTATCGATGGAACCCTCCTCACGAGGCCGGGTGACGGTGGATCGGCCATCGTCGAAGTGACGTTCGAGGAGGAAACACCCAGCGCGACAATTCGTCGAACCTCGAGCGTCGAACCCGACCCAACGGTGGTGACGGCGTTCGAGAAGTTGTTCAAAAAAACGGGGCTCGACGAAGTCGTTTCCCATACGGAGATACCGCTCGACCGCTCGGAAACGACTATCTTCGGTGGCGAGTGCAGACTTGGGAATTTCGTCACCGACGCCTACCGGTGGAAAACCGGTGCTGACGTCGCGCTCCAGAACAGCGGTGGCCTGCGAACGGGCCAGACGCTCGAGGGTGCGGTGACCGCGGCGGACGTCATCAGCCTCGTCCCATTCGAAGAACCCGTTGCCGTCGCCGAGGTAACGGGTCGACAACTCGAGCGGATCTTCGACGGTGGGGCCGGGATCGATCTCGGCTTTGCTGAACCAGACTGGTGGCACGCTCAGGTGAGCGGAGCAACCCTCGAGTGGGATCCGCGAGACCACGCTGTTTCGGTACTCGAGGTTGACGGTGAACCGCTCGACCCTGACGGGCGCTACCAACTCGCAACGTCCGATTACCTGTTCCATACGGACGACGAATTTGCCGCGCTGGAACCGACCTACCGAATCGAACGAACCGTCGAGACCCAGTACGAGGTGCTCCTCGAGTATGCTCGCCATTGTGGCATCGAAACCGAGAGGCAGGGGCGAGTTCGACGGCTCGAGGACATCGAATCGGCAGAGTGA
- a CDS encoding pyridoxal-phosphate-dependent aminotransferase family protein: MASSEEQTLETAPDVGELTPPNRTLMGPGPSDVNPRVLRAMSTPLVGHLDPSFIEIMNDVQDLLRYTFRTDNQWTIPVSGTGSASMEAAIGNVVEPGDTMLVPTNGYFGGRMASMAERAGGTVVTVDAPWGEPLDPDDVADALAEHDPDVFGFIHAETSTGVVQPDVPKLTAAAHDHDALVIADTVTSLGGVELRVDEWGIDVAYSGPQKCLSCPPGASPLTLSDEAMEKVLSRDTDPRSWYLDLSLLEGYWGSDRSYHHTAPITNVYAIREALRLVAEEGIEARWERHRELAGSLKAGMEGMGLEMNAPEAYWLPSLNAVRVPDGVDDGDICADLLERYDLEIASGLGDLAGEIFRIGCMGHSARPENVLLVVTALGDSLEVHGADVDPDAGVAACRRALRSL, encoded by the coding sequence ATGGCATCTTCAGAGGAGCAAACACTCGAGACCGCGCCGGACGTCGGCGAACTCACGCCACCGAATCGGACCCTCATGGGACCTGGTCCCAGCGACGTCAACCCGCGCGTGTTGCGGGCGATGAGCACCCCTCTCGTCGGTCACCTGGACCCCTCGTTCATCGAGATTATGAACGATGTGCAGGACCTGCTACGCTATACGTTCCGCACCGATAACCAGTGGACGATTCCGGTCTCAGGAACCGGATCAGCCTCGATGGAAGCCGCCATCGGTAACGTCGTCGAGCCCGGAGACACGATGCTCGTTCCGACGAACGGTTACTTCGGCGGCCGGATGGCCTCCATGGCCGAACGGGCCGGCGGCACCGTCGTCACGGTCGACGCCCCGTGGGGAGAACCGCTCGATCCGGACGACGTGGCCGATGCACTCGCCGAACACGACCCCGACGTGTTCGGGTTCATCCACGCCGAGACCAGCACCGGGGTCGTCCAGCCTGACGTACCCAAACTGACCGCCGCCGCCCACGATCACGATGCGCTCGTGATCGCCGACACCGTCACCTCACTCGGCGGTGTCGAGCTTCGTGTCGACGAATGGGGCATCGACGTGGCCTACTCCGGACCGCAGAAGTGCCTCTCCTGTCCGCCCGGCGCAAGCCCGCTCACCCTTTCTGACGAGGCGATGGAAAAAGTACTCAGCCGAGACACCGACCCTCGCTCGTGGTACCTCGATTTATCCCTCCTCGAGGGATACTGGGGTTCGGACCGATCGTACCACCACACAGCTCCGATTACGAACGTCTATGCAATTCGCGAAGCGCTCCGACTCGTCGCCGAAGAGGGCATCGAGGCGCGATGGGAACGCCACCGAGAACTTGCCGGGTCACTCAAAGCCGGGATGGAGGGAATGGGCCTCGAGATGAACGCCCCCGAAGCCTACTGGCTCCCGAGTCTCAACGCCGTCCGCGTTCCCGACGGCGTCGACGATGGTGACATCTGTGCCGACCTGCTCGAGCGCTACGACCTCGAGATCGCGAGCGGCCTGGGCGACCTCGCCGGCGAGATCTTCCGCATCGGCTGCATGGGCCACTCTGCTCGCCCCGAAAACGTATTGCTCGTCGTGACGGCACTCGGTGACTCACTCGAGGTCCACGGAGCCGACGTGGACCCTGACGCTGGCGTCGCTGCCTGTCGCCGGGCGCTGCGATCGCTGTAA
- a CDS encoding peptidase M10A and M12B matrixin and adamalysin, protein MKRRTFLGTLGAVSSLGTLHYTTREPVSKLEVRFFLSEGASDYPGIESRVSAYLEGALEYPFWSVDVSMGGIVSTPTEDGADPVRTGRWPFTVGAGVTGMGDANPARDVNVLITDGQMSTAPTGYAIPHVASVGGARHLASLDVPTDFDGYDGYTRPALTAQILLHEVGHTLGLRHEHGHIERHDGKTAVTPMVSAYAWDDEFDATSCRCGTTYPTDRDTGRLLSHRFSDCALERLTDYAGGLRP, encoded by the coding sequence GTGAAGCGACGAACGTTTCTCGGCACACTCGGGGCCGTGAGCTCGCTCGGAACCCTCCATTACACCACCCGAGAACCAGTCTCGAAACTCGAGGTTCGGTTCTTTCTGTCCGAGGGTGCCAGCGACTATCCGGGTATTGAGAGTCGCGTTAGCGCCTATCTCGAAGGTGCCCTCGAGTACCCGTTCTGGTCGGTCGACGTCTCGATGGGGGGCATCGTCTCGACCCCGACAGAGGACGGCGCAGACCCCGTTCGAACCGGTCGCTGGCCGTTCACCGTGGGTGCTGGCGTCACGGGGATGGGCGACGCGAACCCCGCTCGAGACGTCAATGTCCTCATCACGGATGGACAGATGTCGACGGCACCGACCGGCTATGCGATTCCCCACGTGGCCTCGGTTGGGGGTGCTCGCCACCTTGCCTCCCTCGACGTACCCACCGATTTCGACGGCTACGACGGCTACACCAGACCGGCACTCACTGCACAAATTTTGCTGCACGAGGTTGGGCACACGCTCGGGTTGCGACACGAACACGGTCACATCGAGCGTCACGATGGGAAAACTGCCGTCACCCCGATGGTCAGCGCCTACGCCTGGGACGACGAGTTCGACGCCACGAGTTGTCGCTGCGGAACGACTTATCCGACCGACCGAGACACCGGGCGATTGCTCTCACATCGATTTTCCGACTGTGCCCTCGAGCGGCTCACCGACTACGCGGGTGGCCTGCGTCCGTGA
- a CDS encoding inositol monophosphatase family protein, translated as MTIHDATPESGTPRHRSMAAARAAQAGASVALEAFRTEIPVETKGGKTDVVTQADRDAQRAVIEVLREWYPEDPIVGEEDDERKTVPAEGPAWIIDPIDGTSNFVRGMRTFGTAVAAVIDGEPVGSAVVLPALEDTYRAGPAGVTRNGEPVSVSRRTDPETCAVCPTIWWDFDERDQYARAAQAIVERFGDLRRFGCAQAVLSNVAEGALDGVLTNVRANPWDSVAGVHLVRTAGGTVTDLQGEPWRYDSTGLVVSNGEIHEDVLAAAQEIDG; from the coding sequence ATGACAATTCACGACGCGACTCCCGAATCGGGGACGCCGAGACACCGTTCGATGGCGGCTGCTCGAGCGGCCCAGGCTGGTGCTTCGGTTGCACTCGAGGCGTTTCGAACGGAGATTCCGGTCGAGACGAAAGGTGGGAAAACAGACGTCGTCACGCAGGCTGACCGTGACGCCCAGCGAGCAGTCATCGAGGTGCTCCGTGAGTGGTATCCGGAGGACCCGATCGTCGGCGAGGAAGACGACGAGCGAAAAACCGTTCCAGCAGAGGGACCGGCATGGATCATCGACCCTATCGATGGGACGAGCAACTTCGTCAGGGGAATGCGAACCTTCGGAACTGCTGTCGCCGCCGTCATTGACGGCGAACCCGTCGGATCGGCAGTCGTGTTGCCGGCGCTGGAAGACACCTATCGTGCGGGCCCGGCTGGCGTGACGAGAAACGGCGAACCAGTTTCGGTGAGCCGGCGAACGGACCCGGAAACCTGTGCGGTCTGTCCGACGATCTGGTGGGATTTCGACGAACGCGACCAGTACGCCCGTGCTGCTCAGGCTATCGTCGAACGCTTTGGCGACTTACGCCGGTTCGGGTGTGCACAGGCAGTATTGTCGAACGTGGCCGAGGGGGCACTCGATGGCGTGTTGACGAACGTGCGAGCGAATCCGTGGGACTCCGTCGCCGGCGTCCATCTCGTTCGAACGGCGGGCGGGACGGTGACCGACCTCCAGGGGGAGCCCTGGCGATATGATTCGACGGGACTCGTCGTCTCCAACGGTGAAATACACGAAGACGTGTTGGCTGCTGCCCAGGAAATCGACGGCTGA
- a CDS encoding DUF7116 family protein, with the protein MRLVEQARSIFAELGYTVEGNGPEFRAERAWKVVHVNTVYDMNELPRGDGQFHCFVAQPDDADELENRLTRHNPAYEWAIIVVDGEEYQVERAPPGPSVTV; encoded by the coding sequence ATGCGACTCGTCGAGCAGGCCAGGTCGATTTTCGCTGAACTCGGCTACACAGTCGAGGGCAACGGACCGGAATTCCGAGCCGAACGTGCGTGGAAAGTCGTCCACGTCAACACGGTATACGATATGAACGAGCTTCCCCGGGGTGACGGACAGTTCCACTGTTTCGTCGCCCAACCGGACGACGCCGACGAACTCGAGAACCGACTTACACGCCACAATCCCGCGTATGAGTGGGCGATCATCGTCGTCGACGGGGAGGAGTATCAGGTCGAGCGCGCTCCGCCAGGGCCATCGGTAACGGTGTAA
- a CDS encoding DUF63 family protein, translating into MEAYIERYGAGRVWLAVVGALATAVVLAAIAFPERVYRDIIWQYYWGPVVADAQNYSCIAWNDGTEVPCGPDTTGPEASPGYTWQSYAGYIPTLIIMLVGIIILLQRLAIDRFRAAFYGLFPFMLFGGALRTVEDANVRSLVETGEVAIALPWVALLISPFIYGTVFVIALVALVISIWLDRNDYVSGYEYPLAGIGTVALAVTLVYLGYFAATHETAGFYPAISIITLVGATVITAVTYVAIDRFAPSLHEGTKYMGAVVIWAHSVDGIANVIGLDWASSFGLEGYSPKHPVNEWIVNTTGSVLPQSVAEITGVAWPFLFVKVAAAVFILWVFDKAIFEESPMYAILLLITVVAVGLGPGTRDMLRATFGI; encoded by the coding sequence ATGGAAGCGTACATCGAACGCTACGGTGCGGGTCGGGTCTGGCTCGCGGTCGTCGGTGCCCTCGCGACGGCGGTCGTACTCGCCGCTATCGCCTTCCCAGAGCGGGTATACCGTGACATCATCTGGCAGTATTACTGGGGACCGGTCGTTGCAGACGCCCAGAACTACTCGTGTATCGCGTGGAACGATGGCACAGAGGTACCTTGTGGGCCGGATACGACTGGTCCTGAAGCCAGCCCCGGATACACATGGCAGTCGTATGCTGGCTACATCCCGACGCTGATAATCATGCTGGTTGGCATCATCATTTTGCTCCAGCGGCTAGCCATCGACCGCTTTCGAGCCGCGTTTTACGGACTCTTTCCGTTCATGCTGTTCGGTGGGGCACTCCGAACGGTCGAAGACGCAAACGTCCGCTCGCTGGTCGAAACCGGTGAGGTCGCTATTGCACTTCCCTGGGTTGCGCTCTTGATCAGCCCCTTTATTTACGGCACGGTGTTCGTGATCGCCCTCGTCGCACTCGTGATTTCCATCTGGTTAGATCGGAACGACTACGTCTCGGGATACGAGTACCCCCTGGCGGGGATCGGTACCGTCGCGCTGGCAGTTACGCTCGTCTATCTGGGCTACTTCGCTGCCACACACGAGACAGCAGGATTCTATCCTGCGATCTCGATCATCACGCTCGTCGGTGCGACAGTCATTACCGCAGTGACCTACGTCGCTATCGATCGCTTCGCGCCGTCGCTACACGAGGGGACGAAGTATATGGGTGCGGTGGTTATCTGGGCACACAGCGTAGACGGCATCGCGAACGTCATCGGCCTCGACTGGGCCTCGTCGTTCGGACTCGAGGGCTACAGCCCAAAACACCCGGTGAACGAGTGGATCGTTAACACGACGGGGTCCGTCCTCCCGCAGTCGGTCGCCGAGATTACTGGGGTCGCCTGGCCGTTCCTGTTCGTCAAAGTCGCGGCAGCCGTCTTTATTCTCTGGGTGTTCGATAAGGCGATCTTCGAGGAAAGCCCGATGTACGCTATTCTGTTGCTGATAACCGTGGTCGCCGTCGGCCTCGGGCCAGGAACGCGTGATATGCTTCGTGCAACCTTCGGGATCTGA
- a CDS encoding mechanosensitive ion channel family protein — protein MTDNVTAGNESVIGQEVRSILPGSIPGPVVDIGLAILIVLIGWYVSKLVVRITGRTVAQHIERPSVTRTVLRGVRLSVIAMAVLLAASILGLGGYEILLSVTVISAVVAIVLAPLVGSFINGIFILADRPYEIGDMIEVADEGHRGFVEDITIRYTKIFTLENTFIVIPNAEIHERDVINYSAEDERTRVDVRMEITYESDLERAIHVAERATRKVENVISGGPDIRIGSARYAAGPKCDVLEYADSGILLQVRFWVKHPYKLTVVRSAVHRRIRERFLEEGIEFAYPHTHHVFDNTSGTAQISTQGTPSMAVEADSNPTHEQVADADDE, from the coding sequence ATGACCGACAACGTGACGGCTGGTAACGAATCCGTTATCGGGCAAGAGGTCCGTTCGATTCTTCCCGGTTCGATTCCTGGCCCCGTTGTCGATATCGGGTTGGCTATTCTCATCGTGCTCATCGGCTGGTACGTTTCGAAACTCGTCGTTCGAATCACCGGTCGCACCGTCGCCCAACATATCGAGCGACCCAGTGTGACCAGAACGGTGCTTCGCGGCGTTCGGCTTTCGGTCATCGCAATGGCTGTCCTGTTGGCCGCTAGTATCCTTGGACTGGGCGGATACGAAATCTTACTCTCGGTGACCGTTATTTCGGCCGTCGTCGCCATCGTTCTGGCACCGCTGGTCGGCAGTTTTATCAACGGCATTTTCATCCTCGCTGACCGACCCTACGAGATCGGAGATATGATCGAAGTCGCCGACGAAGGCCACCGCGGTTTCGTCGAGGACATCACGATTCGGTATACGAAAATATTCACCCTCGAGAATACGTTTATCGTCATTCCGAACGCCGAGATCCACGAACGCGACGTTATTAACTACTCTGCGGAGGACGAACGAACCCGCGTCGACGTCCGAATGGAAATTACCTACGAAAGTGACCTCGAGCGGGCGATTCACGTCGCCGAACGGGCAACTCGCAAGGTCGAGAACGTCATCAGTGGCGGGCCGGACATTCGTATCGGCAGTGCACGGTATGCTGCCGGGCCGAAGTGTGACGTTCTCGAGTACGCGGATAGTGGTATTTTGCTACAGGTCCGGTTCTGGGTGAAACATCCATACAAGCTAACCGTCGTTCGTTCAGCCGTCCACCGTCGTATCCGCGAACGGTTTCTGGAGGAAGGAATCGAATTTGCGTATCCACATACCCATCACGTGTTCGACAACACGAGCGGAACGGCACAGATCAGCACCCAGGGCACGCCGTCGATGGCTGTCGAGGCAGACTCCAACCCAACCCATGAGCAGGTAGCAGATGCCGACGACGAATAA
- a CDS encoding DUF5816 domain-containing protein, with product MEAVGVDDGKTVYVSRADGDRGSKGPFLIAYETRDRERRYGWFCSNCERIDNAMDPMGRILCNQCGNLRKPTEWDAAHE from the coding sequence ATGGAAGCTGTCGGTGTTGATGATGGAAAGACAGTGTACGTCTCGAGGGCAGACGGTGACCGTGGATCGAAGGGACCGTTTTTGATCGCCTACGAAACACGTGATCGAGAGCGCCGTTATGGCTGGTTCTGCTCGAACTGTGAACGCATAGATAACGCGATGGACCCCATGGGCCGAATCCTGTGCAATCAGTGTGGCAACCTCCGGAAACCAACCGAGTGGGATGCGGCCCACGAATAG
- a CDS encoding universal stress protein, protein MTLVVVPVRYPLTNHSRRTLEAAIEVARDRNATLSVLHINLYQNGKTVTRTDLKAAVERQFGRLENARYVVRPGFLVEESILDEVAAEGADVVVIGTRQASRWRRLFQRLSDNPDIEQYLRRHLDCELLTVEEALA, encoded by the coding sequence ATGACGTTGGTTGTGGTCCCAGTTCGATATCCTTTGACGAACCACTCGAGACGTACCCTCGAGGCGGCGATAGAGGTCGCTCGAGATCGGAATGCGACGCTTTCTGTGTTACATATCAATCTGTATCAGAACGGGAAAACAGTGACACGAACGGATCTCAAAGCGGCGGTTGAACGCCAGTTTGGTCGCCTCGAGAACGCGAGATACGTCGTCCGACCGGGATTTCTGGTCGAAGAGAGTATCCTGGACGAAGTGGCTGCCGAGGGAGCCGACGTGGTCGTTATCGGTACGCGACAGGCGAGTCGCTGGCGACGGCTGTTTCAACGTCTCTCCGACAACCCCGATATCGAACAGTATCTCCGCCGGCATCTGGATTGTGAGTTGTTGACGGTCGAAGAGGCACTCGCGTAA
- a CDS encoding Lrp/AsnC family transcriptional regulator, with product MELDDTDREILRLLQENARIPFSEIARQIEMSSATVHDRVNRMESAGVITGYHAQVDPKAIGLGISAIVGLRVEQGREQDTLERLTDIPGVQEVHLTTGEWDVMMRVYADDADALRELMFDQIAQMDGFSRSQTMVILGTTYENEVLPVGTDDEPFEA from the coding sequence ATGGAACTCGATGACACGGACCGGGAAATTCTTCGGTTGCTCCAGGAAAACGCCCGGATCCCGTTTAGCGAAATCGCCAGACAGATTGAGATGTCGAGTGCGACGGTCCACGACCGGGTCAACCGAATGGAGTCCGCCGGCGTCATCACGGGATATCATGCACAGGTCGACCCGAAAGCAATCGGTCTCGGTATCTCTGCAATCGTCGGATTACGGGTCGAACAGGGTCGAGAGCAGGATACGCTCGAGCGTCTAACCGACATTCCTGGCGTGCAGGAGGTCCATCTCACGACCGGCGAGTGGGACGTCATGATGCGCGTCTATGCCGACGATGCCGACGCACTTCGGGAACTCATGTTCGATCAGATCGCCCAGATGGATGGATTCTCTCGTTCTCAGACGATGGTTATTCTCGGGACGACCTACGAGAACGAGGTGTTGCCAGTCGGAACGGACGACGAACCGTTCGAAGCCTGA
- the trmB gene encoding HTH-type sugar sensing transcriptional regulator TrmB: MATDELRSTVERVGDRFNLGEYEIDAYLTVLAHGQLTASEIADRTDIPQPRVYDTVRSLSDRGLVELRESRPMKIVAIDPGEAFDDVQDALTEMIDELEARYTAPARETEAVSLVKSRSTILRYLEEIIEGAEYELALSLTPDLLVRFREQLEAATKNNVSVDLIVTPASEAPSPEEFDYLSVATTARARRGITTPVIAVADGNYSMYATQNALRDDQDRYGVIFNRSALGFLVSGFFGTVLWTTAERTLGENGVGRPYPRKYASIRRCVKDLIESGGDAYATIAGRDVEQGGSRVVQGRVVDVSFEMSEEVASITLETDSGTVTVGGRVAAIEDIEAHEILIGKHEPPALEE; the protein is encoded by the coding sequence ATGGCAACAGACGAGTTGCGTTCGACCGTCGAGCGCGTCGGTGACCGGTTCAATCTCGGCGAGTACGAGATTGATGCGTATCTGACGGTGCTCGCTCACGGGCAACTCACCGCGAGCGAAATCGCTGATAGAACCGACATTCCACAACCACGGGTGTACGACACCGTTCGCAGTCTGAGCGACCGCGGACTGGTGGAACTCCGGGAATCCCGCCCCATGAAAATCGTCGCTATCGATCCGGGGGAAGCCTTCGACGACGTTCAGGACGCCCTGACGGAGATGATCGACGAACTCGAGGCACGGTACACCGCTCCCGCGAGAGAAACCGAGGCGGTCTCACTGGTGAAATCTCGTTCGACTATTCTTCGCTATCTCGAGGAGATCATCGAAGGTGCCGAGTACGAACTGGCGCTCTCACTGACACCCGATCTCCTGGTTCGTTTTCGGGAGCAACTCGAGGCGGCGACGAAAAACAACGTCAGCGTGGATCTGATCGTGACGCCGGCATCGGAAGCCCCCAGCCCCGAGGAGTTCGATTACCTGTCGGTGGCGACGACTGCGCGCGCACGTCGAGGTATCACGACGCCCGTGATCGCCGTTGCGGATGGAAACTATTCGATGTACGCGACACAGAACGCGCTTCGAGACGACCAGGACCGATACGGCGTCATATTCAATCGCTCTGCGCTCGGATTCCTCGTTTCGGGCTTCTTCGGAACGGTGTTGTGGACCACAGCGGAACGGACCCTCGGCGAAAATGGGGTGGGTCGTCCATACCCCCGCAAGTACGCTTCTATTCGCCGCTGTGTCAAAGATCTGATCGAGAGCGGCGGTGATGCCTACGCGACTATCGCTGGACGTGACGTCGAACAGGGCGGCTCACGGGTCGTCCAGGGCCGCGTCGTGGATGTCTCCTTCGAAATGAGTGAGGAAGTCGCCTCGATTACGCTCGAGACCGACAGCGGGACCGTGACCGTTGGTGGCCGTGTCGCCGCCATCGAGGACATCGAAGCCCACGAAATCCTCATCGGGAAACACGAACCGCCAGCGCTCGAGGAATAA
- a CDS encoding inorganic phosphate transporter: protein MVETLLIIGVIASIFVGFNIGGSSTGITWGPSVGAGIVKKTTAAAVMTVFVFLGGITVGQNVMDTLSGEIITTELTLSAGVAVLFFIGLGILVANVFGVPVPTSMTTVGAIAGLGLATGTLNYETIAEIVIWWIVTPVIGFWVGGVIGRYIYPWVNRRVDIKKSDGPLLTLNRDGGVPSPKLGPNTTVQELGTTVVVLLIGCYMAFSAGASNVPNAAAPLVGQAGLEVTDAVILATVAIGLGGFTIARRTMDSVGGELSDIPLLAALFVMVTASTITTILSWMGIPISLVMGTVMTIVGIGWGRATRPITVREAVTRDSDITDKRIELGAIVTEEEEDEDAPAIGEPETEAVLHGSDLFNPRAIIKYVSMWVIGPSMSTLLAYGFFTVLPGVA, encoded by the coding sequence ATGGTAGAGACGCTTTTGATTATCGGCGTAATCGCATCGATATTTGTAGGATTCAATATCGGTGGGTCGTCGACCGGAATCACCTGGGGCCCTTCGGTTGGGGCTGGAATCGTCAAGAAAACGACTGCAGCGGCGGTAATGACGGTCTTCGTTTTCCTGGGTGGGATAACGGTTGGACAAAACGTGATGGATACCCTCAGCGGCGAAATTATTACAACCGAACTCACGTTGTCTGCGGGTGTGGCCGTACTCTTCTTTATCGGCCTCGGCATTCTTGTCGCGAACGTTTTCGGCGTTCCGGTTCCCACATCGATGACGACCGTCGGTGCCATCGCCGGGCTTGGACTTGCCACGGGAACGCTAAATTACGAAACGATTGCGGAAATCGTTATCTGGTGGATCGTTACACCGGTTATCGGATTCTGGGTCGGAGGGGTTATCGGACGCTACATTTATCCGTGGGTCAATCGTCGAGTGGACATCAAAAAGTCCGATGGGCCACTCCTGACACTAAACCGAGATGGAGGGGTTCCGTCACCGAAATTAGGCCCAAACACGACTGTACAGGAACTTGGCACCACAGTGGTTGTCCTCCTTATCGGCTGTTATATGGCTTTCAGTGCCGGCGCGAGCAACGTTCCAAACGCCGCTGCGCCACTGGTTGGCCAAGCCGGCCTCGAGGTGACCGATGCCGTAATTCTCGCCACCGTCGCCATCGGACTCGGCGGATTTACCATCGCTCGCCGAACGATGGACTCTGTGGGTGGAGAACTGAGTGACATCCCGCTCCTGGCAGCGCTTTTCGTCATGGTGACCGCATCGACGATCACGACGATTCTGTCCTGGATGGGAATCCCGATCAGTCTCGTGATGGGGACCGTGATGACGATCGTGGGAATTGGGTGGGGGCGAGCAACTCGGCCGATAACCGTTCGCGAAGCAGTTACTCGCGATAGCGATATTACCGACAAACGGATCGAACTGGGTGCAATCGTCACCGAGGAAGAAGAGGATGAAGACGCACCGGCTATCGGGGAACCGGAAACTGAAGCGGTCCTTCACGGGAGCGATCTCTTCAATCCTCGTGCGATAATTAAGTACGTCTCGATGTGGGTTATCGGGCCTTCGATGTCCACGCTTTTGGCATACGGCTTCTTCACCGTCTTGCCTGGTGTTGCCTGA